The genomic segment CAAGAATGCCGATATCGCGCGAATTTTGCAAAAAGAGGGCGAGCAGATGCTGGCTGCCATCCCGCGCGGCAACCGAATCGTCACCCTGGATATTCCGGGCAAGCCCTGGACCACTCATCAGCTGTCAACCCAGCTCGATAAGTGGAAGCTCGATGGGCGAGATGTGTCGATCCTGATCGGTGGCCCCGAGGGACTCTCCCCCGAATGCAAGCGTGCCGCAGAGCAGAGCTGGTCGCTGTCGCCCCTGACCCTGCCGCACCCCCTGGTTCGGGTGATCATGGCTGAGAGCCTGTATCGCGCCTGGAGCCTGAGTACAAACCACCCTTATCATCGGGAGTAGTGGATGCTGAAACAGCGGATCGCCATGCAGGATCACAGCAAGGAGGCGGCTCTTTATTATCGCAGAACTCTAATCGCCTGCCTGGCGGTGTGCGCCATGATCCTGACCTTGCTGGTCAATCTGTATCACCTGCAGATAGACTCCTATCAGCAATACAAGACCCGCTCCCGGGATAACCGGATCAAGCTGGTTCCGGTCGCGCCGACCCGGGGCCTCATCTATGATCGCAACGGCATCCTGCTGGCTGAGAACCGCCCCTCTTACAACCTGGATATCCGCCGGGATCAGACCAAGGATCTCAAACAAACCGTTGCCGAGCTGCAGAAGCTCCTCAAGCTGGATCCGGATCAGATCGATGATTTCTACAAGGAGCTGCGTCGCCACCGCCGCTTTGAGCCAGTGACCCTGGCAGAAGATCTCACGGAAAAACAGGTCGCCATCTTCAGCGTGCAGCGCTATCGCTTCCCCGGCGCCTCTATCGAGGCCAGGCTACAACGCTACTACCCCTATGGCAGTGTGTTGACCCATGTGCTGGGGTATGTCGCCAAGATCAACGACCGTGACCTGCAGCACCTGGAGGAAACCGGCGAGCTCTCCAACTACGCCGGTACCCATGATATCGGCAAGCAGGGGGTCGAAAAGTATTATGAGAATGTGCTGCATGGCAAGGTGGGCTACCAGGAGGTTGAGGTTAACAATGTCGGGAAAGTGGTACGCACCCTCAGCTATCATCCGCCGGTTCCGGGGCACGACATCTATCTCAATATCGATCTGCGCTTGCAGATGAAGGCCCAGGAAGATCTGGCCAACCGCCGTGGCGCGGTGGTGATGCTGGAGCCCAAGACCGGGGCGGTACTGGCGATGGCATCCAGCCCCAGCTACAACCCGAATCCTTTTGTCCATGGCATCAGCTCCAAGCGCTATACTTCGCTGCTGGATAACCCCAACCATCCGCTGATCAACCGGGCCACCCAGGGGATCTATGCCCCGGCATCCACGGTGAAACCCCTGATGGCAATCATGGGACTGGACACCGGCCTCATCACTCCACAGATGCGCTTTTTCGGCGCTGGTTACTTCCAGATCCCAGGCACCAAGCGTAAATTCCGCGACTGGCAACCCTGGGGTCATGGCTGGATGACAGTGTATAAGGCGATCGAGCAATCTGCCGATACCTTCTTCTACAACCTGGCCTATAAGGCAGGAATCGACCGTATCCACAAATATATGCATCTGTTTGGCTTTGGCCAGTATACGGGGATCGATCTTCACGAAGAGCGTAAGGGAAACATGCCGTCGCGGGAGTGGAAACAGGCCCGCTATCGCCAGCCCTGGTACCAGGGGGATACCATCTCGGTTGGGATCGGCCAGAGTTACTGGACCGCCACCCCGCTACAGATAGCACATGCCTTTAGCGTACTGATCGATCACGGCAAACGGATCGAACCGAGATTACTTAA from the Dongshaea marina genome contains:
- the mrdA gene encoding penicillin-binding protein 2; its protein translation is MLKQRIAMQDHSKEAALYYRRTLIACLAVCAMILTLLVNLYHLQIDSYQQYKTRSRDNRIKLVPVAPTRGLIYDRNGILLAENRPSYNLDIRRDQTKDLKQTVAELQKLLKLDPDQIDDFYKELRRHRRFEPVTLAEDLTEKQVAIFSVQRYRFPGASIEARLQRYYPYGSVLTHVLGYVAKINDRDLQHLEETGELSNYAGTHDIGKQGVEKYYENVLHGKVGYQEVEVNNVGKVVRTLSYHPPVPGHDIYLNIDLRLQMKAQEDLANRRGAVVMLEPKTGAVLAMASSPSYNPNPFVHGISSKRYTSLLDNPNHPLINRATQGIYAPASTVKPLMAIMGLDTGLITPQMRFFGAGYFQIPGTKRKFRDWQPWGHGWMTVYKAIEQSADTFFYNLAYKAGIDRIHKYMHLFGFGQYTGIDLHEERKGNMPSREWKQARYRQPWYQGDTISVGIGQSYWTATPLQIAHAFSVLIDHGKRIEPRLLKSIATKDGMLSPPPQTLPPIKLKNDKDWQVSLDGMYLVIQGKSGTGRRAFANLPYKAGGKSGTAQLVSRRTDVEKLIITKERHKDNALFVAFAPFNAPKALVVSIIENAGDGSSPAADIARSMLDAVMLPPKDNNRNKP
- the rlmH gene encoding 23S rRNA (pseudouridine(1915)-N(3))-methyltransferase RlmH — its product is MKIQLVAVGTKMPGWVEQGFSEYQRRFPKDMPLELVEIAAGKRGKNADIARILQKEGEQMLAAIPRGNRIVTLDIPGKPWTTHQLSTQLDKWKLDGRDVSILIGGPEGLSPECKRAAEQSWSLSPLTLPHPLVRVIMAESLYRAWSLSTNHPYHRE